A stretch of DNA from Deltaproteobacteria bacterium:
AAGAGAGAGCTGTCCCGATCGGGTCGAAAGGGGCACCCCCTCAAGAAACTCTTCGGTAAAATAGAATCTCTTTTTTGATCGGTCGACTCCAAAATCGTAAATTTCAACGATGTTTGGATGGGACAGGTTTTTGAGGCACCCGTACTCGTTGTAAAGGGTGTCGAACGCCTTTTCGCCCTCTGGCTGTGTCACCATCTTCAGGGCGACTTTCTTATCCTCCTGAAACCGGTCCAGGGCGACATACAACTCTCCCATTGTCCCTTTGGAGATCTCACCGATCACAAGGTATCGTTCGTTGAGTAGAAAGGTCACGGATTAATTCCTCCCCCTTCGGTCCCCACCGTTATTCTGGCTCTGGTTATTTCCATCGGAATTTCCGTTTCCTTCTCCCCGATTCTCACCCCCGTTGTTTTCGTTCCTGTTGTTGTTCCCGCTATCCCTGTTGGAATTTTCATTCTCCTGGTTCTGATCGTTATCCTCATCTCCTTCTCCATTGTTTCCATTGGAATTTCCGTTTCCTTCTCCCCGATTCTCACCCCCGTTGTTTTCGTTTCGGTTGTTGTTCCCGCTATCCCTGTTGGAATTTTCATTCTCCTGGTTCTGATTATTGTTCTCATTGCCGTTGTTTTCTTCACTCTCTTCATTCTCGCTATCATCTTTTTTTGAAGGGTTTGTTGGCGGATCGCTCTCTTTCTGTTTCTTCTCTACCTTGATCGGTGCTTCTCTTTCAACTCCTCCCTTCAAATCATGCAGGGCCTTGGCAATCTCCTCGCGTACAGAGACAGACCGGCTCGCTGCCTTTTCTTCGGAGAGGATGATTGTGCCTCCGGCGGGAATGGACTCCTCTTGAACAAGGGTTTCCAGGGCGGTTTGGGATGCCTCAAGGGCGACCGTTGTATTCAACGTGATTGTGATGTCATAGCTCTCTTCCGAACCGGTCGACAATGCCAGAAGGGGACTCGTTGCTGCGGTGAGTGAGAACAGGTCCTCAGAGAGTGTTGAGGAGGTGGTGATCTCTTGTTCGGTTTCAATCTGGTAATTGTAGGTAATTCCATCGATGACGACAGATCCCGACATCGTGAGGGAGGAGAGGTTCAGGGTGACTGCTTGATAAGCATCGAGGCCTTCTACTTCTGTTGAGGAGAGGAGTGCCGTCCCCTCCGAGGAGAGGTCGACTTCAAGTCCGGCAGATGAAAGGATCTCCAGCGCCTGGTTTCCCTCCAGGGAAAGGTTTTCAACGGTTACATTGACCGAACTGACGGAGCTTCCCGCCGGGAGCGCCCCTTCACCCTGATGATTGCTGAGGAGATAGAAACGGACATCCCTGAAGATTGGGGTTGGTGGTGTGAAGGCCGCCTCTTCATCCCCATCGTTCGTGCTTTGGAGAACAGTCCCCGTCCCCTCGTCGATAAGACAGGAGGTGAGTAAAAGATAAAACAAACAACCGAGAAGACGATATCTTCTCATCAACTGACTCCTACCCGCTGCCACCCGTTGTCTTGACTAGAAAATAAATTGCCAACAGTATGAAATTGTAGTTATTTTTTACTATTTATGCAAACTATTTTCAAAGTGAAAAGAAAAACGATTTCATAGACTTGTCGGGCGTGACAGCGAGATCAGCCAGGCGGCCACTGAAGGGGACGTCCTGCAAGGAAATGGAGATGGAGGTGCCAGACCGATTGGCCGGCCTGTTCTCCATTATTGATGACGATTCGGAAGTCGGTTAGCCCCATTTTTTTTGCCAGTTGCTTGGCGACCCAATGGAGATGACCGACCAATAACTTGTCTTCAGCCGACATGTCGGCGATTTTCCGAAGATGACTCCGCGGGACAATCAAGAGATGGGTTGGTGCCTTGGGGTTGATATCCTTCAACACAACACATTGGTCATCCTCATGAAGAAATTCACCCTTGATCTCTTTCCGTATAATCTTGCAAAAGAGGCAGTCGGCACTCATTTTTTGTACGCCTCTCTCGGATCAAAAACTTTTTTGGCGATAATCTGCATTTTTCCGTCCTCTATTTTTCTAAAAAAATCACTTCGATAGCCTTCGTGACAGGTGGCGACCTTTTGGTCGACCTTGATTAAAAGGGTATCTGCATCGCAATCAAGAAATATTTGTTTTACTTCTTGTGTATGTCCGGACTCCTCCCCCTTGACCCAGATTTTTTTTCGAGAGCGAGACCAAAAAGCGACATAAGGACCTTTCAGTGTCATTTCGACGGCCTGTCGATTCATATGGGCGACCATGAGAACCTCGTTGTTCTGGTAGTCCTGGATGACGGCAGTGAGCAGCCCGTTTTCATCAAACTTGAGTTGGTTGAGGATCTCTTTCATTGTTCCACCCCCTCACCCACAGAATTATAATCTGATCGGAACATCATGTTGCCAGAGATACTCCTTAACTTCCTCAATCCGATATTCACGGAAATGAAAGATGGAGGCGGCGAGTACAGCGTCTGCCGAGCCTTTTGTCAGCGCTTCCAGGAGGTGTTGCGGATGTCCCGCTCCTCCCGAGGCGATCACGGGAATGCTGACGGCTTTTGAAACCGCACGCAGCAGATCCAGATCATAACCATCCTTGGTGCCGTCGCGATCCATGCTTGTCAAAAGAATCTCTCCGGCACCCAGTTTTTGGGCCTTTTTGGCCCACCGGACAGCATCAAGACCGGTCTTTTCCCGCCCCCCATGGGTATAAACATGCCATTTTTTCAGACTTGGTTTCACCCTTTTTGCATCAATGGCGACAACGATACACTGGCTCCCGAATTTCTCTGCTGCCTTTGAAATCAGTGATTGGTTCTGGACCGCCGCCGTGTTCAGAGAAATCTTGTCGGCACCGGCCAGAAGGAGTTCCTGAATGTCTTTTAAATTTCTGATGCCGCCCCCGACCGTCAGGGGCATGAAAATTGCCTCGGCGGTTCTTCTGACAGTTTCCAGAAGAATATTTCTGTTGTCTGATGAGGCGGTGATATCCAGAAAAACGAGCTCATCGGCCCCTTCTTGATCATACTGGGCCGCGACGAGCGCAGGGTCGCCGGCATCGCGGAGGTTCACAAACCTGGTTCCCTTGACAATCCGGCCGTCCTGGACATCTAAGCAGGGTATAATACGCTTTGCTAACACAATTTTAGAGCCTCCTTCAGGTAGACCTTCCCTTCGTAAATTGATCGTCCCAAAATTGCGCCGTCACAACCGATCTCCTTTAATTTTTTTAGGTCGTCAAGCGAAGAGATACCGCCGGAGGCGACAATCGGAATTTTCGTTAGCTGAACTAGCTGTGACAGCGACTCGATATTGGGGCCGCCCATCATTCCGTCGCACTTCACATCCGTGCAGATAAAGCAGGCGGGCTGAAGATTTTCGAGCTTTCTGACGATTGTCAGCACTGGAAACGCCGTCTCCTCTTTCCAGCCCCGAATGGTGACCTTCCCTTCTCTCGCATCAAGACCGAAAACGATTTGGGACCGGTATTTTTTGGCAAGCATCTCACAAGATGGAAAGTCTTCAATGACGGCGCTTCCTAAAACAACCCTTTCCAGCCCCATTTTCAGAAAAGAGAGAACGGTTTCCTCGGTACGAATCCCCCCTCCTGCCTGCAGTGCAATGGAGACGGTATTTCGGATCTGTTCAATAACCTTTTGGTTTTTTGGCTGTCCATGGAGGGCCCCGTCCAGATCAACCAGATGCAGCCATTCGGCCCCTTCATCGGCCCATTGTTTGGCCGCGTCGACCGGATTTTTGAAATAGACCTTCGACCTTTTAAAATCCCCCTGGGTGAGACGGACACATTGGCCTTGGTATATATCGATGGCGGGATACAATATCATAGCATCTGGGCCGTTTTTCGAAGTGCCCTTATCTTAATATTTATGAAGCGTGACAATAGCCACGGGGGGGGATTGAACCCCCGACCTACGGTTTACGAAACCGTTGCTCTACCACTGAGCTACCGTGGCGGTGAAACAAACGTTGATTAACAAAAGTGTTGGAACACCTCAACAAATAAACAACATTTGCTTAGGAATAGCGAAGATAACGGGGCATGGCACAATCGACCTTCAGACCAATCTCCCTTGAGGAAATCCGACAGTACGATCGGTGGATGACACGGGTCGGTTTCGCGGCCCTGACGGGAGGGGTTGTTTCGTGGGGAATCGCCTCTTTTTATGAGAGGCGACACAAGAGTTTTCCCTTCACGTTTAAAGGTCCGGTTCCTGGCTGGAGATTTTTTGCCTTAAGTATCATCGGGACACTTGGTTGGAATGGGATCCGGGCCTTTGATCGCCTCTCTCCGTCACACAAGTGGGAAAAAAGTAACGATCCAATGGCCGATTCCCTGCTTTTTTTTGGTGCTGGTTTTGGTGTTATGTCAACTGCCTGCACCCTTGGCTCATTTAACCCAATGGCCTTTCTGACCGGATTTTTGGGAACAGGGATGAATCTGTATGCCTTTTATCGCTCATCACGTCAGCCCTCAGGGGAGTCTGATCAGGTTCGGAAAGGTCAGCTCCTCTTGCAGACGTCGCTGATGATTTTGTCGGTTGTTTTGATGATTCGAGGAGCCAGGGCTCTGCCTTAATGCTTCGCCGATTTTCCGTTCGAGCTTGAGTCTCCAACAAACATAACCTTGTCGGCGGCGATCTCGCGCAGTGCCGTTACGACCTCTTTGTTCTTGCAACGGACGAGCGGATCAACACCCTTGTACAGTTCCCGAGCCCTTTTGGCGGCAACGTGAACTAAGGCAAACCGATTTTCAACCTTTGTCAGGCAATCTTCAACGGTGACTCGTGCCATAGATCGCAGCCTTTTAAAGGTGAACAGGCACCCAAGTCAAGGCCAATCGAGCTCTGGCAGAAACAAGCGGCCAAATTGACGCCTCTCGTCACGAAAGCCAAATTGACACCCCTTTTTATCGCATGGTAATCCGAGACCAGTGAGCGCCGGCTTTTATCAATCCAGGCTTGATATCCGATTCCCCGATTTTCTTGAAAGACACGTATTCGCAGGAAAGCTCCGGATGGTGATCCTGCTCGGACTTTGGGTCTTTGCGATTTTCTATGCCCCGCCTCTCTTGGCGATTCATCCCTCACCGATGCTTCTTTACAGTCTTCTTTTCGTTCTAACCACGATCAGTTACCTGTTCATCTTCCGAAGAATAGCCGCCTCCTTATTTTTCATTATCGAGCTTTTGGCGGACGTTGCCGGTGTGACCCTGCTGGTTTATCTGACAGGAGGACCTAAGGGATACTTCTGGCTCGTCTATGTCCTCTACACCTTGGCGGGTGGGCTTTTCTATGGTTGGAAGGTATCGCTTCTTTCCGGTATTGTCTCTCTCTTTTTTTACGGAGGGCTCTATTTAACACTTGAGGGGGGATGGATCACCCCTTTTCCCATCTTGCCACTGCCTGAAATTGCACTTCTAAGCCACGATGAAACTGTCAGAAATGTGACACTTCTCTTTTTGTCGCTGGCCGTTGCCATTTACGGGGTTCGCTTGGCCAGTCATTTCAGTCGATTAAGAGAGAACGCGCTTGAGGCAAAAAATCTGGAACTGACCGCCAGAAATCAGGTTGCCTCGCTCGCCAAAGGGACGTTGTCTCTGGAACAGATTCTGCTTCGGATCCTCAAGGCCTGCCGGGAGGGACTCCTGTTCGAGGCCGTTCTCCTGGTCCTTGGAGACGAAGACGGAAAATCCTATCATATCCAGGTTGAGGAGGATCTGAACCTTTTAGAGATCAAGGAGGCGTTGGGGTTTGATCTGCAAAAGATCAAGATCTCTTCCGAGAACAGCGAGAGCCCGATCATCCAGTCGATCCAAAACAAAAAGGTTGTTA
This window harbors:
- a CDS encoding DNA-directed RNA polymerase subunit omega → MARVTVEDCLTKVENRFALVHVAAKRARELYKGVDPLVRCKNKEVVTALREIAADKVMFVGDSSSNGKSAKH
- the hisA gene encoding 1-(5-phosphoribosyl)-5-[(5-phosphoribosylamino)methylideneamino]imidazole-4-carboxamide isomerase; amino-acid sequence: MILYPAIDIYQGQCVRLTQGDFKRSKVYFKNPVDAAKQWADEGAEWLHLVDLDGALHGQPKNQKVIEQIRNTVSIALQAGGGIRTEETVLSFLKMGLERVVLGSAVIEDFPSCEMLAKKYRSQIVFGLDAREGKVTIRGWKEETAFPVLTIVRKLENLQPACFICTDVKCDGMMGGPNIESLSQLVQLTKIPIVASGGISSLDDLKKLKEIGCDGAILGRSIYEGKVYLKEALKLC
- the hisI gene encoding phosphoribosyl-AMP cyclohydrolase, which codes for MKEILNQLKFDENGLLTAVIQDYQNNEVLMVAHMNRQAVEMTLKGPYVAFWSRSRKKIWVKGEESGHTQEVKQIFLDCDADTLLIKVDQKVATCHEGYRSDFFRKIEDGKMQIIAKKVFDPREAYKK
- the hisF gene encoding imidazole glycerol phosphate synthase subunit HisF, producing MLAKRIIPCLDVQDGRIVKGTRFVNLRDAGDPALVAAQYDQEGADELVFLDITASSDNRNILLETVRRTAEAIFMPLTVGGGIRNLKDIQELLLAGADKISLNTAAVQNQSLISKAAEKFGSQCIVVAIDAKRVKPSLKKWHVYTHGGREKTGLDAVRWAKKAQKLGAGEILLTSMDRDGTKDGYDLDLLRAVSKAVSIPVIASGGAGHPQHLLEALTKGSADAVLAASIFHFREYRIEEVKEYLWQHDVPIRL
- a CDS encoding histidine triad nucleotide-binding protein; translation: MSADCLFCKIIRKEIKGEFLHEDDQCVVLKDINPKAPTHLLIVPRSHLRKIADMSAEDKLLVGHLHWVAKQLAKKMGLTDFRIVINNGEQAGQSVWHLHLHFLAGRPLQWPPG